The genomic DNA atttctacagtgtgtgtgtgtgttgtaaagtCCCAGTTGAACAGTAGGAAATTCCTTATTTGGTCATACTGCATCGACACAGAACTGTATAAAAAGTGGTGTTCGTACCCTCCTGGGACATCAGACGGCTCCCTGCACGGACCAGCTTCACGTTTTTCACTAAGAACTTCGAGAGGTATCGTATAACTCTAAAATAATACGGCATTTTCTGCACTTTAACATAAACTGGTGAAAGTTGATGAACAGTCTTGGTGCCTGCCTCCACTGGACAGGGACTCGGTCTGGAAAACTTTATCAGTTTGATCAGTGGCAGAGATCGAGGCTTTTGGTACGATCACACAGAACCAGTTCCTTAATTtagaataaaatattaaaaggcGATAGAAAATTTTAAATGACTGAAAAGTCACTCTTCCATATTAAAtggattttaaatttttttatttaaatttttttcttttcttttcctaaacatgcCCTAAAACAGGTAAaaactttttgttttgcttctgTGTcttagtgactgatgggaacaacaatctttgacattggtccagtattaagagagatcgctgcagtcggtgaaggtaaatacaagctggacaattgtcctattaacttatattgtagcttgtttctgccgactgcagcgttcttgcttaatactggaccaatgtcaaagattgttgttcccatcagtcactgagacacagaaacaggaaAACAGGGGTAAAAAAATGGTAGAATTAAAGAATCtgttctcccttctcttccttgTCATTTTcaaggaggtgtgtgtgtgtgtgtgtgtgtgtgtgtgtgtgtgtgtgtgtgtgtgtgtgtgtgtgtgtgtatgtgtgtgtgtgtgtgtgtgtgtgtgtgtgtgtgtgtgtgtgtgtgtgtatgtgtgtgtgtgtatgtgtgtgtctttgctcTTGAAAAATttcatgtttattgtccccccaaCTGTCAGATGAAATTTACGCCCATGGTTTCCTGGTCTGTCTCAGATGACGTAATGTAAGGTGAACTTTGTCAGGCAGCTGATAAGTTTTATCTTAAAGGCAAAGTCCAGATATTATGAAGTGTGGTTTTATGAGATACTTCTCTATAGTCAGAAGCTAAGCAATATCCTGCTGCATACAGGGCCAGCTGCACATTTTAGGCtcctataaacatatatatcagtttaagtgtacggTACATTTATACGTTTTTCACCATGTTCATAGCCCGGTTAAGGTGCATACATGCAGGAATCCCCCGGTTACTGGAGGAGTTCTCTAGCTCTGTTAACGGGTTATAAGAACTCTGATTCTAACCGGGCTGTGAAGATGTTTACATGGCGTTTGAGAAATCAGGGTATTGCCTTAACCTGAATAGGGCATCTGGGTGGGCACAGGTTACCACATTTATATGGACAACTTTTATTCAAGTcccaagctgtgtgtgtgtgtgtgtgtgtgtgtgtgtgtgtgtgtgtgtctcccttgttctttctgaccacggtgtgAAATCTGTAGTAGGAAAAGTTAatcctctccttgattttatgttgtttatggagaaggagaaccaggaaatgagtcgggggggaaatgcaataCTGTTTATCACAATACTCAGTGCAAGAAAGAACGCTACCGCAGgtccttcattccagcagcagtcagactctttaatgcaacatcataatgtagcactgctagctgtttctgcaatatgagacatcactggacaatattctgcatatttatttatttattactctgtcacctccaactgtgcaatgTCATTCATTTCATCTCTATTCATCCGCACTTTACTCATCTgttaagttaagttaagtttatatctcatgaacggctaatctgatttttacaacatttgatggataccatctagggacactcctgaggccatcgCTAGAGTGGGGCACTGAGGGgccaaagtgggcgtggcctatgggacccacgtctaaatttattatttacactaacgtgaacaactttaaatttacagggtagatagacaatgggtcatggaccacacctaccaaacattacacatgtggaccactaggtggcactataatgttttttttgcctttaactcccatattacacatcgcacattagaaatccttacatccacgtgttccttgaatcaagctgaatcacatgatataggcccgCCCATTTCCGCTTAAAttctttttcgcaatatcgcccaatgcgcaaaaccaggggcggatctaccggggtggcatagggtggcaaATGCCACCCTATGCCCTATacccctgctgccaccccagttggcagcaacaaattaaaagttatggccaatttgacaattgATGAGCGTGAATCTCCAATGTCCGAATgcagtgaatgcagcacgagatgacgccagagcggcaagagcctgatttgtttggaaaactgaGTGGCGCAAAGCGAGGGAGCCAGGAGTCGTGAGGAaaggagacacaggaggaaagaggtCAAAAGACAGGACGGATTAACTATCTATCAAGAAATTTAATTATAACGAAAGCACAGTGCTAGCACAGTTGCGATGCTGattttgagatgataaaaatCAGGTTGCAGAACGTTATTTTGCTAACTATACATATAATGTTACTTAGGTCTGACGTTTGTTCTGTGTAAAGTCGGCTACAAAAGCTAATACTGATTCAACGTCTgtcaaggaaaacattgtaaaaaattttaatcttacagaaatgaagaggaaaggtagcatatttagttttttctcaccaaagagaaaggcgagagaaatagaaaatgaacaacTGAGCAAGGTAGACGGAGAAGATGAGgtagaaggagagagaaaagaggtggaaggagagagagaagacgaagACGAGGTGGAGACAAAAGGGCAACAGAAACGTGACAGAGATAGAATACAAGGCCAAGGCGaccagggacaggaggaggtggagaacaccacagcggtgaagatatggagggagagcatcACCAAGATGAGGAGGCAGAAAGTGAGAGACAAGATACCGTGCAgggctcagacagtgaaagggaaagGAGAGAGCCTGGGGCATCACCAACGATCTCCAGTCCAGCTGGTCCACATGGTATGGAAACTGTTGCTGCATATATACTAAgttacatatgaataagaacaacGAATGACAAAGatggacatttttataaaatttaagagacattgcttagacatcaaataaatataaaaattcatgtttgcttaaatatgaataattagggaaagttgtcagtgtgaaagtgtgatgagatggggagatgagtttttatattttgtgtagaatgtattttagatctattgctcagattaaattaaaaaatgaaataaattaacctaaaaatactctcccaggctaaaatcttagtgtgtgttaacaccagtgttgggcaagttacttccaaaatgtaatacattatagattactagttactgtcatttgagagtaattagttatattacaatattactgtctctgaattgtaatgcgttacactacttttgcattacttttgagttacttttaccaaaataacaggggaagtttgatttggcagctagcttgtgaatccactttaatacatcatagattattcatattttgtataattaatataaatatgcaaagtaactaaagctataaaaaatagataagtaaaacgtataataggcaattaggagaaaatgaaaatactcaattaaaagtacggcattgttgtaaaatgtttgtttatagcacttgaataagaaattcatgttgtttaggttaaaacactctaaaggaaatgttcaattatagtgtgattaaaactcactattaacattatttacagtacttgatttacagctgatttgtgaaaaagtagcctacacaaccttatttaacagtaatttagttttactgcgaaccgtcacaggaagtgcttttattttgaagtaagctacacggctctgaccacgggaacagaaacaggacagctcacttcaacgcagcgtaataactcctgaaaataatatccatctcgcaaatgtatctgtctctgcagtcatctcaaccatcgaacacagcaacaggaaaataatacagctttttttttttttcctgtgaagaaatgtgtcgcggtgttggtgaattcttaaaaaaaacgcaccactaaatgttgcgttaaaatgcattataactcgcgttactgagactgtaacgagtataatattaccgaaatttaattagtaatgcgttatattactgtgttacagcaaaaaggaatacattactgtaattgcgttacttttgtaacgcgttactcccaacactggttaacacagtctgatggtTATAACTAATCAGTTCCTAATCTTGTACAAATTCTACCTGCAACGCTGCCTCTCTGACACAtcttttgtagtgtgtacatactatttctcatcaaactgtgataaaattcagtatatatacatctgccatatgttgcctcccctcaaaaattcctgccccccctctcgccaccccataaatatttttctagatccgcccctgcgcaaaaccaactttaactcgtcctaggccgtgcgactgatcagcacgaaacctgatacctagcatctccagatggacgtgaccaaaagttactcaaggaattttgctacattaaagtatgcgcatttgacgaccaaacaaattttcctagctagctaccacacacgtatcatatcatatctcgacTAAATTAcatgttatcagcaaataacttgagatcgttgttcaacatcccactacgatgctctgtaccaaatttgccgaagatcggcctttagggggcgctataagcaacgtttatttgttttggccaataactcaatgcatttaaatgggaaatttgcatatgcaatatctctgccacagtaaatgcaatcaccACAAAACTTGTGCTGCTCGCTCGTCATGCGGCtgtgaggctctgtaccaaatttggcggagATCTGCCATTAGGgcgcgctataatcaacgtagacatGTTTTGGCACTTTAACTCAATCactgagtttttgaatatgtggctcttcagttaaggtccccctctcgacctatatttctaattatctacaggccacctaaatactgtgcatccttctttgacgactttagtggacttctgtctttaatctgtattaacttttactgtgtagttattgctggtgatttcaacattcatgttgacaacccccaggatagagggaccaaagaactgtgttgtatttttgagaactatggactgactcagcatgttatggagcccacacacaacaagcggcacactctggactttcTTGACTctcgaagggtttgaacatttccaaggttgtggtgactgatgctgctctctctgatcattcctgtgttttctttaatggcactatctctgtgcacaaaagtgtccaaacaaagttaatcagaaaacggtatatcactgacaacaccagtgaaacattcagtcagcttttctcgtccacacccgccctctcaggggtctcagtcaatgagcttgtagacaatttcaattgtaaaattacaaatgttattgatgccattgctcccattaaggtaaaaactgtctctgataagaaaagatctccatggagaaatgccatactggtaagaacagaaaaaagagagtgtcgaaaagcagaacgcaggtggcgaaaaactaatctccaggtccactacaacacctataaagagagacttcgcacttataatttggaactgaggaatgcaaggcggtccttcttctcggacattattgccaaaaacaataataattcacgttctttgtttgctactgtcgataggttaacaaaccctccagcaCCAGGAGCATCGGAACTTTTATCcaccaaggcctgcaatgattttgccaccttcttcaatggttgtcatttgagagtaattagttatattacaatattactgtctctgaattgtaatgcgttacactacttttgcattacttttgagttactttcaccaaaataacaggggaaatttgatttggcagctagcttgttaatttcaccaccggatcaatgaagtctcgtctttatccactttaatacatcatagattattcatattttgtataatcaatataaatatgcaaagtaactaaagctataaaaaatagataagtaaaacgtataacaggcaagtaggagaaaatgaaaatactcaattaaaagtacgacattgttgtaaaatgtttgtttatagcacttcaataagaaattcatgttgtttagtttaaaacactctaaaggaaatgttcaattttgACAAGTCAAAgtttaaaactcactattaacattatttacagtacttgatttacagctgatttgtggaaaggtagcctacacaaccttatttaacagtaatttagttttactgcgaaccgtcacaggaagtgcttttattttgaagtaggttaCACGGACGTTGTCTGTTGCgtagctactcttgctagcttactgagatgcaacatgtccactttcttgtttgtaaaactgcaacatattgaacagtaaatggtcacagtaaaagacaaacgcttttggtcgtcattcgaagccattccactacaggcagagttactctccacggctgataaaatgtaatgatatttacgtgtagcaagcctcaacattaattcccgacatgtttatatctgtcagccgctgacgtaccgtctcctgttgggacatacatgctgtccgtaccgtcacctgttgggacatacatgctgtccgtaccgtcacctgttgggacatacatgctgtccgtaccgtcacctgttgggacatacatgctgtccgtaccgtcacctgttgggacatacatgctgtccgtaccgtctctggttctgaccacgggaacagaaacaggacagctcacttcaacgcagcgtaataactcctgaaaatgtccatatcgcaaatgtatctgtctctgcagtcatctcaaccatcgaatacagcgacaggaaaataatacggctttttttttcctgtgaaaaaatgtgcggtgttggtgaattctttaaaaaaacaatgcaccactaaatgttgcgttaaaatgcgttgtaactcgcgttactgagattgtaacgagtataatattaccgaaatttaattagtaatgcgttatattactgcgttacagcaaaaaggaatacattactgtaattgcgttacttttgtaatgcgttactcccaacactggtactaaagtggtttgagtcttatcaacccgttctcattccgaactcgtaaaataaggacgtttggacagtggctgtcagcgtctgatgtgacgaaaaaggcatctttcagcgtatttgtgtaacgcactggggagagcagcagttagataggatttagcgagtagtatgtaagggcgaatttccgcgcaaggaggttggttggggtggtggatgggtcaaacaaacacaggactttcacccaggagagcggggttcgcatcccgcttgtcatgctcgcgtgtcacagaaccgtacgcccacccacaaccttttcctaaacataaccatgtcacgcttgctatagtcgctttttattttcctcccgcgtgtcacagaaccgtacgcccacccacgaccctttcctaaacataaccatcccgttcttcccgcgtgtcacagaaccgtacgcccacccacgaccttttcctaaacataactgcatcaaaagggacagcaatagtcccgaccaagcacgtttacttatagcgctaaaggagacttttagcgtcaataagaacgacaaaggcacctgaccaagcgtccgtattttacgagatgagtgtgagaacctgttggtcttatttaaagaatagggactactttgtgtctatagggaattatacatctgagcatacaaatatgacgtgtggagttccccaaggctccgttctggggcctctcctgtttaacatctacatgcttccactggctcaaaatatggaaaacaataaaataagttaccatagttatgcggatgacacacaaatttatataaccttatcgccaggggactatagtccaatacaacaactgactaagtgcattgaacaaattaacgactggatgtgccagaactttcttaaattaaatgaagaaaaaactgaggtggttgtttttggagcaaaagaggaattattaaaagtcagcactcagcttcaaacgataatgttaaaaacaacagacaaagccagaaatcttggtgtagtcatggactcagacctgaattttaacagccacattaagacaattacaaagtcagcctattaccaccttaaaaatatctcaagggttaaaggacttatgtctcagcaggacttggaaaaacttgtccatgcttttatcttcagtagacttgactactgtaacggtgcctttacaggtctccctaaaaaattaatcagacagctgcagctgattcagaacgctgctgctcgagtcctcactaagaccaagaaagtggatcacatcactccagttctgaagtctctacactggcttccagtgcctcaaaaaattgatttcaaaatacttctgctggtttataaatcaccaaaatacatttctgatctgctagtacactatgacccccccagacctctcaggtggtctgagacaggtctgcttgttgtccccagagtcagaactaaacagggggaagcagcgttcagtttttatgctccacatatctggaacaaactcccaggaaactgcaggtctgctgcaactctcagttcttttaaatcaaggctgaagacctttctttttgatgttgcctttctttaattaactgttcatttcttatactgaagttgcattgttgacactgtatgacaatctatataagcataaaaagagaaattcctattttatctgcttttatatatttaactgttttaattgctcttcaatgtttcatttcttatactgcactgtaacttttattctcgtattttatctgtttttaattttttaatctgttttcatgtaaagcactttgaattgccctgttgctgaaatgtgctatacaaataaagctgccttgccaaGCTGCCACtgttaatgacatatttgcaatgggattgtaccacagaccttgcagctcacacttctcaatatttactgatatttacCTCCTAccgttacgttttggtttttgctttcgCGTGCTCCCCTAGTTTTCTACAATaatgcaattgcaatatctctgccacagtgaatgcaatcaacacgaaacttgtgtgTGCTCGTTCAGCATGCCGCTCTGAGACTCTGTACCAAATCTggcaaagatcggccattagggggtgCTATAATCGacgtagacgagttttggcccttttactcaatgttaatgacATTTGCAATGGGATTGTActacagaccttgcagctcacacttctcaatatttactgatgtttgcctcctaccgttttggtttttacttttgtgtgctcccctggtgttttacaataaacaaacttcttaacccacttgacaaagttgctaaaccttcacagtggacaaattcaactcttttctctcactttttcaatccaaaatcaacaccattcataggagCCGATactgtgcaattaaacattgcagttggtgctaagtggagagtctgtcatagtgtgattggtcaTGTTGGTGGcattgatgcttaatttcccatgaagcacccacggaggaaaacataaatcggcgcctatgacgccatttgcaacaacgtgaccacctcccctgctccttcaaccaccacacctgcctcccccctccaccctctcggtcactctctcatttctctctgctgtaccccgcggtcaggggggttaagaagtttgtttgttgtagagaattgttAAAGGTGGTCTGTAtatgcgtggaggtgaactgttgactgctacgtttgcaacggcgaagtaccgcagacgtcgtggctcgcgcctctcgatatttagcctgacgtttgcctccccgccgcccggcttcgggttcggCTTTCGctcgctcccccgggcgtcgggggtgactggcgtgggtggcttgggccccgtgataactgcttgcagttctagttattattattattattattattgttattgttatttagTTTTCTTCTGTTGCTCAGACAAAAGCTGATCCAGTCAGAAacagtttaaaataaaagaGGACTTCATACTCAGAATATATTAAAACATAGAATCGAGTTGAAATAAGAGTTTTATAATACAGtaataaacatatttatttattccattTCATGTTATTATTACTGCCTTTATTCTGTTTCTGTGTTATTCCATCTGCATATTATTAAATACTTGAAGAAACTTTTCTTTTCTCCCATTTCAGACTCTGACCAGCTGAGAGACATGGcgtccaaaatgttgaaaggtAACACATTATTTTCCTACTGCTTTCTCCATTATTCAATGCACATGAGAGATGATAAATCAGCAAACTTGTCGTCATTTCCAGCTATAACTGTAACATTTGaagatatatagttaaacaGGGAGGTCCCACCTATCTGTGGTTTCTGCTGTGattatttctctcctgtgtaGCTTCGCTagcgtctttgataaaccaaatctagcgtTAGGAACAGCAACATCTCAGTCTGCATCTATTTTCAAACTATGTAAGCTACGTCACAGCCAAGAATCAAAATGTTCTGACTGGATGTTCACTAAAACTAAGACGAAACCTCTCTCCATCGAACATGTACTCAcaacagcagtcctcacagtgTCTGATGTAAAGTTCTGTGTATTTTTATCTGCAGGATCTGATGAGTTGAGGATCGTTCTGATTGGGAAGACAGGGGCGGGAAAGAGTTCAGTAGGAAACACCATCTTGGCCAGAGAGGCTTTTGAGTCTGAACTAGCCGCCGTTTCTGTGACATCTGAatgcaagaaagaaagaggagaggtTGGAGGGAAGAAGGTTGCACTCATCGACACTCCAGGGCTGTTTGACACGAGTTTAGGCAATGAAGAAGTGTTGAAAAGGATCAAGATGTGTATCGGTATGTCCTCTCCTGGTCCTCATGCCTTCCTGGTGATTCTTCAGCTCGGCAGGTTCACAGAGGAAgagaaacaaactgtgaaaatgaTTCAAGACACATTTGGTGAAGATGAAGATAACTACACAATGGTGCTGTTTACCCATGGAGACAAGCTGAAGAAACAAACTATTGAAGAGTTTGTTTCAAAGAGTGACGACCTGCAAGAaatcattcagaaatgtcatGGTCGTTATCACGTCTTCAACAACGAGGTGGAAAACCCGTCTCAAGTCACTGAGCTTCTGAAGATGATAGACGAGATGGTCGAGGATAATGGCGGGTCGTACTACACCACAGAGATGTACATAAAAGCAGAGGAAGAaatagagaagaaaaaaaaagaaatcctgaaAGAGACTGAGGCACAGAGGAACAAAGAGATCGAGGAACTGACAGCCAGATTCTCCGGGGAGATGTTGGAactgaaaaaacaaataatgaacTTAATACATGAGGCTGAAGCAAGAGCTAAGGCTGAACGTCAATGTACTGTACAACCCGTCAATATACACTTCTGTGTAATCATATAGCAGCTTCTCTGGTGTAAGATAGTATAAAGTATAATGTCAGTGAGTTAGCTACAACATGTTTTCAGACTAAATTAGTTTCCTTGTAGGCCCAGTGTCTGAATGATGAGTCAGCAGCTCCTGATGGATGTACAGTCAActatcactggattactttgaGTTAAAAACAAGTTCTGATTTCTAAGCCAATTTCTAAAATAGT from Sander lucioperca isolate FBNREF2018 chromosome 15, SLUC_FBN_1.2, whole genome shotgun sequence includes the following:
- the LOC116064180 gene encoding uncharacterized protein LOC116064180, yielding MASKMLKGFDDLKIVLVGKTGAGKSSAGNTILAREAFESELAAVSVTSKCKKERGEVGGRKVALIDTPGLFDTSLGNEEVLKRIKMCIGMSSPGPHAFLVILQLGRFTEEEKQTVKMIQDTFGEDADKYTIVLFTHGDKLKKQTVEEFVSKSDGLQEFIQKCHGRYHVFSNEVENPSQVTELLKMIDVMVEDNGGSYYTTEMYIKAEEEIKKKKQQILKESEAQMKKEMEELKAKYSGEMLEMQKEIVNLSREAEARAKAERQCPVQPPPNPTVYSYSSFSGSQLNSRKFLIWSYCIDTELYKKWCSYPPGTSDGSLHGPASRFSLRTSRDSDQLRDMASKMLKGSDELRIVLIGKTGAGKSSVGNTILAREAFESELAAVSVTSECKKERGEVGGKKVALIDTPGLFDTSLGNEEVLKRIKMCIGMSSPGPHAFLVILQLGRFTEEEKQTVKMIQDTFGEDEDNYTMVLFTHGDKLKKQTIEEFVSKSDDLQEIIQKCHGRYHVFNNEVENPSQVTELLKMIDEMVEDNGGSYYTTEMYIKAEEEIEKKKKEILKETEAQRNKEIEELTARFSGEMLELKKQIMNLIHEAEARAKAERQCTVQPVNIHFCVII